One part of the Terriglobales bacterium genome encodes these proteins:
- a CDS encoding N,N-dimethylformamidase beta subunit family domain-containing protein: MNLIGYVSDEDYLALPDVQADFESANGGQIYLLRSSARGAFYGDVPDGSYRVTLSKAGYGAKWVNCELKKGSPYQFRLLSDSVYGYVWPKWIRSGEQSEIRVHSPEQYQLSLWRYGLIKEHVQTLSWFDEHGPRATVQVTPDGDYSLTGVNWNRYGYLAVHPQQVIVAPEKSGLYYLWARTVSGRMFSFPWVVAPKTPKSKIAVLASSNTWNAYNNFGGRSNYVNPAGLPPTPTVNARLDLARYTDLTGPWSPPDADYKPLAFERPEVGNHIFDNDPWSDTSIKDPIKGRVQSGQAPGEWRLLGWLEEQGFEYDYYAEAQLHDSTLDLDSYKLLIISVHPEYWTRAMYDRVERWVRAGGHLMYLGGNGLNCEITIEGDIMRCLSHDDTKSPKSNHDSRMHRTFRSEAALLGVAFTDPGAMTAAPYRVLNETHWVYSGTGLKKGDLFGEHSLHERVPGGASGHETDKITASSPQKIAHLAKGTNANEGGADMVYFELDKGAVFSVGSITWVACLFPDESVSRITRNVIERFVGSK, encoded by the coding sequence ATGAATCTCATCGGATACGTTTCTGACGAAGACTATCTCGCATTGCCTGACGTTCAAGCGGATTTCGAGTCTGCGAACGGAGGGCAGATTTACCTGTTGCGTTCGTCTGCGCGTGGCGCATTTTATGGCGACGTCCCGGATGGCAGCTATCGAGTGACGTTATCGAAAGCAGGCTACGGAGCGAAATGGGTGAACTGCGAGTTGAAGAAGGGCAGTCCTTACCAATTTCGGCTCCTTAGCGATTCGGTGTACGGATACGTGTGGCCGAAGTGGATCCGCTCGGGAGAGCAATCGGAGATTCGCGTTCACAGTCCGGAGCAGTATCAGTTGAGTCTTTGGCGTTACGGACTCATCAAGGAACATGTTCAGACGCTGAGTTGGTTCGACGAGCATGGCCCACGCGCGACCGTGCAGGTCACACCGGACGGAGACTATTCGCTGACGGGAGTTAACTGGAATCGGTACGGATACCTGGCTGTGCATCCTCAGCAGGTAATTGTCGCTCCTGAAAAGTCGGGCTTGTATTACCTGTGGGCGCGAACAGTATCGGGCAGAATGTTTTCGTTTCCGTGGGTGGTCGCGCCGAAGACGCCAAAATCTAAGATCGCCGTTCTGGCGTCCAGCAACACGTGGAATGCGTACAACAATTTCGGTGGTCGATCCAACTATGTGAATCCGGCGGGGCTTCCTCCCACGCCAACGGTCAATGCGAGGCTCGACCTGGCCAGGTATACGGACCTCACCGGTCCTTGGTCACCGCCTGATGCGGACTACAAACCTCTCGCGTTTGAACGGCCCGAAGTTGGCAACCACATATTTGACAATGATCCGTGGTCGGACACCTCGATCAAAGATCCGATTAAGGGACGTGTGCAGTCTGGACAAGCACCGGGGGAATGGCGGCTACTAGGCTGGTTGGAAGAGCAAGGATTCGAATACGACTATTATGCCGAAGCACAGTTGCATGACAGCACGCTTGATCTGGATTCGTACAAACTCCTCATCATTTCTGTTCATCCGGAATATTGGACCCGAGCCATGTATGACAGGGTTGAGCGCTGGGTACGCGCAGGTGGGCACCTAATGTACCTGGGCGGCAACGGCTTGAATTGCGAAATAACCATCGAAGGCGACATCATGCGGTGTTTGTCGCACGATGACACCAAATCTCCGAAGAGCAATCATGACTCAAGGATGCACCGGACCTTTCGGTCTGAGGCTGCGCTCCTCGGAGTTGCGTTTACCGATCCGGGGGCGATGACCGCGGCTCCATACCGCGTGTTGAACGAGACACACTGGGTCTATTCTGGAACTGGCCTTAAGAAGGGTGATCTGTTCGGCGAACACAGCCTTCACGAACGTGTCCCGGGCGGAGCATCGGGCCACGAGACGGACAAGATAACAGCCAGTTCACCGCAGAAGATCGCTCACCTTGCAAAAGGAACGAATGCGAACGAGGGCGGAGCTGATATGGTGTATTTCGAATTGGATAAAGGGGCTGTCTTTTCAGTCGGCTCTATCACATGGGTCGCCTGCCTCTTTCCGGATGAGAGTGTTTCCCGCATAACTCGGAACGTGATCGAGCGGTTTGTTGGGTCGAAGTAG
- the hisD gene encoding histidinol dehydrogenase: MKIVKAGGHRLFEHDQETAQTVSRMLIDLEKNGMDAVRKYSRQFDDWVPASFQLDRKEVERAIAQVSPQAVRDTDYCQGNVRTFAEAQLKTMLPLEVEIRPGVTLGHKHIPVSAVGSYIPGGRYPMFGSAQMSIIPAKVAGVKRVIACTPPVKGQGYYPATINAIAKAGADFIYILGGVPALALMAFGLDGMEAVDVLCGAGNRFVAEAKRQLFGRCGIDLLAGPTEILVIADDTADPALVACDLLGQAEHDPNSGICLVCLSEDFAQKTIKEVEKQLAVLPTREIASLSWRDNGIVYVAANEDEAIRISDDYAPEHLELHVKRLDYFFGKLQNYGSLFIGEETTVAYGDKTIGTNHILPTSRAARYTGGVWVGKFLKTCTYQRMTPEASVETAEVTERQCILENMLAHGITARARIERYGQTVGTK, encoded by the coding sequence ATGAAAATAGTGAAAGCCGGCGGGCATCGCCTTTTTGAGCATGACCAGGAAACGGCTCAGACCGTCTCACGCATGCTCATCGATCTCGAGAAGAATGGAATGGATGCGGTGCGGAAGTACAGCCGGCAATTCGACGACTGGGTCCCGGCGTCATTTCAACTGGATCGCAAAGAAGTCGAACGGGCCATCGCGCAAGTCAGCCCCCAGGCGGTGCGCGACACAGATTATTGCCAGGGCAACGTGCGCACCTTTGCCGAAGCCCAACTCAAGACGATGCTTCCGTTGGAAGTGGAGATCAGGCCCGGCGTAACACTCGGACATAAGCATATTCCGGTGAGTGCAGTTGGCAGTTACATTCCGGGTGGCCGGTATCCGATGTTTGGATCGGCGCAGATGAGCATCATTCCGGCGAAAGTAGCCGGTGTAAAGAGGGTGATCGCATGCACTCCTCCGGTAAAAGGTCAGGGATACTATCCGGCAACAATCAACGCGATTGCGAAAGCCGGCGCTGACTTCATCTACATTCTTGGCGGCGTGCCGGCGCTGGCGCTTATGGCGTTTGGTCTCGATGGAATGGAGGCGGTAGACGTTCTCTGCGGCGCTGGAAACCGATTCGTCGCGGAAGCTAAGCGCCAGTTATTCGGGCGCTGCGGCATCGACCTGTTAGCGGGGCCGACAGAAATTCTCGTGATCGCAGACGACACGGCGGATCCTGCGCTGGTTGCTTGCGACTTGCTTGGCCAGGCTGAGCACGATCCGAACAGCGGAATCTGCCTGGTCTGCCTGAGCGAAGATTTCGCGCAGAAGACGATCAAAGAAGTCGAAAAGCAGTTGGCTGTTCTTCCGACTCGCGAAATAGCCAGTCTTTCCTGGCGTGACAACGGAATCGTCTATGTGGCTGCCAATGAAGACGAGGCGATTCGAATCAGCGACGATTACGCGCCCGAGCATCTGGAACTTCACGTAAAGCGTCTCGATTACTTTTTCGGCAAGTTGCAGAACTATGGGTCATTGTTCATCGGCGAAGAAACGACAGTGGCGTATGGCGACAAGACGATTGGAACCAACCACATCCTGCCGACGAGCAGGGCGGCGCGCTACACGGGCGGAGTGTGGGTCGGGAAATTCTTGAAGACTTGTACGTACCAGCGGATGACGCCGGAAGCAAGCGTGGAAACAGCCGAAGTTACAGAACGGCAATGCATCCTTGAGAATATGTTGGCGCACGGAATTACCGCCCGCGCTCGTATTGAGCGTTACGGGCAGACAGTAGGGACCAAATGA
- a CDS encoding neutral/alkaline non-lysosomal ceramidase N-terminal domain-containing protein: MKESDKRSWKVGIARRVITPPPGVELAGLGYFLERTWQTIHDDINATALVVSDDHGKSVAIVALDVLYMDSEYVEAIREKAAAGTDLQHDAICVNCSHSHNAPTMGFFDGAGEIDPDYVQSTVERAAEAIIEAWKNRKAAVITTGSQHLPNVTYNRTRDNGPVDDRVSVLRADTLDGKPLAIMVNFHAHPTVFWQVDARAVSRDAPGQIVDLLEKEFPGATAMYVQGTCGDVNFNLEYWTPEHHLEAGQVVFDAVKAALKKSRVVANTGIGFTVRKGLLPARRWKKEEILAMYEEGKHRLTTGDTSGWLQGIASTMVGIPHRLPERYGGSVEKAVQAVSRFAVRWGEDVLPKYDKMPETRTVEFQALRIGDAWIVTNPAEFFSTLALEIRKRWLHDDLFILGYSNGSTSYLPDAFEVDRNSYASLHVPKAVRQLPFTRESGMAAVAESVAALKDVTPGERS, translated from the coding sequence ATGAAGGAATCGGACAAACGTAGTTGGAAAGTAGGAATTGCTCGCAGGGTTATTACTCCGCCTCCCGGAGTGGAGTTGGCAGGGTTGGGTTACTTCCTGGAGCGAACGTGGCAAACGATCCACGATGACATCAATGCGACGGCATTGGTTGTAAGCGATGATCACGGGAAAAGCGTCGCTATCGTCGCTTTGGACGTCCTCTATATGGATTCTGAATATGTAGAGGCAATCCGCGAGAAGGCAGCGGCCGGCACAGATCTGCAACACGATGCGATATGCGTGAACTGTTCGCATAGTCACAATGCGCCGACGATGGGCTTCTTCGATGGCGCGGGAGAAATCGATCCCGACTACGTGCAGAGCACCGTCGAGCGTGCCGCCGAGGCGATCATCGAAGCGTGGAAGAATCGCAAAGCCGCCGTCATTACGACCGGTTCGCAACACCTTCCTAACGTTACCTACAACCGTACGCGTGATAACGGCCCAGTCGACGATCGCGTAAGTGTTTTGCGCGCGGATACTCTCGATGGGAAGCCGCTGGCCATCATGGTCAACTTCCACGCGCACCCCACCGTGTTCTGGCAGGTCGACGCACGTGCAGTTTCTCGCGACGCTCCGGGACAGATCGTTGATTTGCTCGAGAAGGAGTTTCCTGGTGCTACCGCAATGTATGTGCAAGGCACGTGCGGGGATGTGAACTTCAATCTCGAGTATTGGACGCCTGAGCATCACCTGGAAGCAGGGCAGGTTGTGTTTGACGCCGTGAAGGCTGCTTTGAAGAAATCGCGCGTGGTTGCGAATACGGGAATCGGGTTCACCGTTCGCAAGGGTTTGTTGCCCGCACGTCGTTGGAAGAAGGAAGAGATCCTTGCGATGTACGAGGAAGGGAAGCATCGGCTGACTACCGGCGACACTTCGGGATGGTTGCAGGGAATCGCAAGCACGATGGTCGGCATCCCCCATCGTTTGCCGGAGCGTTACGGCGGCAGCGTTGAAAAGGCGGTACAAGCTGTGTCCCGATTTGCGGTTCGGTGGGGAGAAGACGTTCTACCGAAATACGACAAGATGCCGGAAACACGAACTGTTGAATTCCAGGCGCTTCGGATAGGCGACGCGTGGATCGTGACGAATCCGGCGGAATTCTTCAGCACGCTTGCGCTTGAGATCAGGAAACGCTGGTTGCACGACGACCTGTTCATCTTGGGCTACTCAAACGGTTCCACGTCATATCTCCCGGATGCTTTTGAAGTAGACCGCAACAGCTATGCGTCTTTGCATGTACCGAAGGCGGTTCGGCAATTGCCGTTTACGCGTGAGTCCGGAATGGCGGCGGTGGCTGAAAGCGTGGCTGCATTGAAGGACGTGACGCCAGGAGAACGCAGTTGA
- a CDS encoding RraA family protein, translated as MGTGNNGNGSIARVTGRAALQTEIELFDRIQNTLYTAVIADALDELGYHEQAMREYLRPLTPGTKFAGWARTISCRDIFYIPPDPYGLEIEAIDSILPGEVVAVATGESKRNAPWGELLSTAATARGARGAVIDGLVRDVNKIQSIGFPVFAAGIKPVDSKGRGLVVDYNFPVMCGGILVNPGDLMVGDYDGVVAIPAALVDETLRLATEKVSKENHSRKELANGAYLSDVYAKYGVL; from the coding sequence ATGGGAACCGGCAATAATGGGAATGGAAGCATTGCAAGGGTGACGGGGCGGGCTGCGTTACAAACGGAAATTGAATTGTTTGACCGCATCCAGAATACGCTCTATACCGCAGTCATCGCCGATGCCTTGGATGAACTCGGATATCACGAGCAGGCCATGCGTGAATATCTGCGCCCACTGACTCCCGGAACCAAGTTTGCTGGTTGGGCGCGTACGATTTCATGCCGTGATATCTTCTACATTCCTCCGGATCCTTACGGCCTTGAGATCGAGGCGATCGACAGCATCCTGCCGGGAGAGGTTGTGGCTGTTGCGACTGGCGAATCAAAGCGGAATGCTCCCTGGGGAGAATTGCTTTCTACCGCAGCAACAGCGCGTGGTGCGCGTGGCGCCGTTATCGACGGTCTTGTACGTGACGTCAACAAGATCCAGAGCATCGGATTTCCCGTGTTTGCTGCCGGAATCAAGCCGGTGGACTCAAAAGGCCGCGGTCTCGTTGTCGATTACAATTTCCCTGTGATGTGTGGGGGGATTCTTGTAAATCCGGGCGATTTGATGGTTGGCGATTACGACGGAGTAGTCGCTATCCCGGCAGCACTTGTGGATGAAACACTCAGGCTGGCCACTGAGAAAGTTTCGAAGGAAAACCACAGCCGCAAAGAGCTCGCGAATGGCGCGTATCTCTCAGACGTGTACGCCAAGTACGGCGTTCTTTAA
- a CDS encoding TonB-dependent receptor gives MSYTYRLLICLLLMSAFAAAQVGTQSSITGTVTDSTGAIVQGAQVVATNVATGATKQVVSGPNGNFDILALPPGVYTVKVNAKGFKIWEDTSLTLTVGNKIRVEPVLQVGSEGQTVTVQSDNTGVQTESSTVETLVQMNQIRELPLDTRNAMSLVALSPGMRITGQNVNGMRITMVQGNGMRDNKTNFQLNGITSNDGSFEGGTAVPNVEAVAEFNVQTLNAGAEAGRQPSQVLVVTKSGTNQFHGALFEFLQNDKFNAYNAFADKTKAKPRVRYNQFGAALGGPIRKDKTFFFGSFQGTTIRNATLLNEAGIPDAFKTGDFSSLSTPIRDPLTGQPFPGNIIPADRISNASKYFLPLFVSPNAASNRYIANATTPDDTWEYLGRIDHQITPSQHIYGHYEYLREPALRVGYLADPDTYGTNTLKQHNLGINYQWTLTNATLFTATGGFMRTRDDYANPALGQQNDSQLAGIQGIPSTGREAWVGPPDIGVTGYQGINFSGGYGVPGAQWNSQYTGKASISHVRGSHSLGAGFEYNDRHTYGGHGSAAARGVFTFNGQYTGNGFADYLLGYTNATSLNDPLVTFGQERAPYVGLYVTDTWRVRQNLTVNLGLRYDRYLQQSCYLDLCASWNPTTNKMVVAADENGNPNFSTFPTTAGLAAETAGLWQTSEDAGYPRGLYRANGNWAPRLGITYRPFSSKDIVLRGGYGIYYNIFTGNRGASLVNLPVWTVYGQTFGASTLQSWETAWAAGPSGAKNFNVYSPLVDIKPTRTHQWNVSVQTALPAKTSLTLSYVGTRVPNEISAFSRNVPTVGFHANIAADRPYPAFNIINTFQNMGEFWYNGLQTYVERRFDSGLSFTFAYAFSRTMIDRVAEGEFDALAAYSPDWYNRHRSINDFRHIQSATVVWQVPYGRGKRFGANANGIFDAILGGWQLSLMEQARSGQPLTMSQSNGNLGNGQSSRLNIIGDPSVADPSKDLWFNTAAFAAAPLYTFGNSGIGDVEGPGFFQVNSGLSKNFKVTEKSFVQFRWEAYNLFNRVNLGNPGQNINSASTFGKIFSASTARYMQFGLRFVF, from the coding sequence ATGAGCTACACATATCGACTTCTGATTTGCCTGCTGCTGATGTCGGCCTTTGCTGCCGCTCAGGTTGGCACGCAGTCCTCAATAACCGGCACGGTCACGGATTCGACCGGCGCGATCGTGCAGGGCGCCCAGGTAGTTGCGACTAATGTTGCGACGGGCGCCACCAAACAAGTAGTTTCTGGTCCCAACGGAAATTTCGATATTCTCGCCCTGCCTCCGGGCGTCTATACCGTAAAAGTTAATGCGAAGGGTTTCAAGATCTGGGAGGACACCAGCTTGACGCTCACGGTTGGCAACAAGATCCGCGTCGAACCTGTCCTTCAGGTCGGCTCGGAAGGGCAGACAGTCACCGTCCAGAGCGATAACACAGGCGTGCAGACGGAATCTTCAACGGTGGAAACACTCGTTCAGATGAACCAGATCCGTGAGCTGCCGCTGGACACTCGCAACGCAATGTCGCTAGTCGCACTGTCGCCAGGAATGCGCATCACGGGGCAGAACGTGAACGGCATGCGCATCACCATGGTTCAAGGCAACGGCATGCGCGACAACAAAACCAACTTCCAGCTGAACGGGATCACCTCCAATGATGGCAGCTTCGAGGGCGGCACCGCTGTGCCGAACGTGGAAGCCGTTGCCGAGTTCAACGTTCAGACGTTGAACGCCGGGGCAGAGGCTGGACGCCAACCGAGCCAGGTGCTGGTTGTGACGAAGTCGGGTACGAACCAGTTCCACGGTGCGCTTTTCGAGTTCCTTCAAAACGACAAATTCAATGCGTACAACGCCTTTGCGGACAAAACGAAAGCGAAGCCGCGCGTCCGCTACAACCAGTTCGGCGCAGCCCTCGGCGGCCCTATCCGCAAAGACAAGACGTTCTTCTTCGGAAGCTTCCAGGGAACTACAATCCGAAACGCCACGTTGTTGAACGAAGCGGGCATTCCGGATGCATTCAAGACCGGCGACTTCAGCTCCCTGTCAACACCGATCAGGGATCCTCTCACTGGACAACCCTTCCCGGGCAATATCATTCCGGCTGACCGCATCAGCAATGCTTCCAAGTATTTCCTCCCGCTGTTTGTGAGTCCGAACGCAGCGAGCAATCGCTACATCGCGAATGCCACCACTCCGGATGACACTTGGGAATACCTCGGACGCATCGACCACCAGATCACTCCCAGTCAACACATCTATGGTCACTACGAATATTTGCGTGAGCCGGCTCTGAGAGTCGGGTACCTGGCGGATCCGGACACCTATGGCACGAACACCCTGAAGCAGCACAACCTCGGCATTAACTACCAGTGGACGCTCACGAACGCCACTCTGTTTACCGCCACAGGTGGATTCATGAGGACCAGGGACGACTATGCCAATCCAGCGCTGGGCCAACAGAATGATTCTCAGCTGGCTGGAATCCAAGGAATCCCAAGCACGGGCCGCGAAGCGTGGGTCGGTCCTCCGGATATCGGAGTAACGGGTTATCAGGGAATCAATTTCTCGGGTGGATACGGCGTGCCCGGAGCGCAGTGGAACAGCCAATACACCGGAAAGGCAAGCATCAGCCACGTTCGCGGATCCCACTCCCTCGGTGCGGGATTCGAATATAACGACCGCCATACGTATGGCGGACATGGCTCAGCCGCTGCTCGTGGCGTATTCACCTTCAACGGTCAATACACTGGCAATGGATTTGCCGATTATCTGCTTGGCTACACCAACGCCACCAGCCTCAATGATCCGCTGGTAACGTTCGGTCAGGAGCGTGCGCCATATGTGGGTCTCTACGTCACGGATACCTGGAGAGTTCGCCAGAACCTCACGGTAAACCTTGGACTTAGATACGATCGTTATCTCCAACAAAGTTGTTACCTAGATCTGTGTGCCAGCTGGAATCCGACAACAAACAAGATGGTGGTAGCCGCAGACGAAAACGGCAATCCCAATTTCTCCACGTTCCCAACGACAGCCGGTCTTGCGGCGGAAACTGCAGGCCTTTGGCAGACATCTGAAGATGCCGGTTATCCGCGCGGACTGTACAGAGCCAATGGGAACTGGGCGCCTCGCTTGGGAATCACTTACCGTCCATTTTCAAGCAAGGACATAGTTCTACGCGGCGGCTACGGCATTTACTACAACATCTTCACGGGAAACCGTGGAGCATCCTTGGTAAACCTGCCGGTTTGGACGGTTTATGGACAAACGTTCGGAGCAAGCACGCTCCAGTCTTGGGAGACAGCATGGGCGGCAGGTCCCAGCGGTGCAAAGAACTTTAACGTCTACTCTCCTCTGGTTGACATTAAGCCGACCAGAACGCACCAATGGAACGTGTCGGTACAGACGGCCCTGCCGGCGAAGACTAGCTTGACGCTGTCGTACGTGGGCACCCGCGTGCCGAATGAAATCTCCGCGTTCAGCCGTAACGTCCCGACGGTTGGGTTCCATGCGAATATTGCGGCAGATCGTCCGTACCCCGCTTTTAACATCATCAATACGTTCCAGAATATGGGCGAATTCTGGTACAACGGCCTGCAAACTTACGTGGAACGGCGGTTCGATAGCGGCCTGTCGTTTACGTTCGCATATGCGTTCTCCCGGACGATGATCGACAGGGTGGCAGAAGGCGAGTTCGACGCCCTCGCTGCTTATTCGCCGGATTGGTACAACCGTCACCGCTCGATCAACGACTTCCGCCACATTCAATCGGCTACCGTTGTGTGGCAGGTGCCTTACGGTCGAGGAAAGCGTTTTGGCGCTAACGCAAATGGCATTTTCGATGCGATTCTTGGCGGTTGGCAACTCTCACTGATGGAACAGGCGCGATCTGGACAGCCGCTGACGATGTCCCAGTCCAACGGGAATCTTGGCAATGGTCAGAGTAGCCGCCTGAACATTATTGGTGATCCTTCCGTAGCAGATCCGAGTAAGGATCTCTGGTTCAACACTGCGGCATTCGCGGCTGCGCCGCTCTATACCTTCGGCAACTCGGGTATCGGAGATGTCGAGGGCCCGGGCTTCTTCCAGGTAAACAGCGGGTTATCCAAAAACTTCAAAGTTACCGAGAAGAGCTTTGTGCAGTTCCGGTGGGAAGCCTACAACCTCTTCAATCGCGTAAATCTGGGCAACCCTGGACAAAACATCAACAGCGCGTCAACGTTCGGGAAAATCTTCTCGGCGTCTACGGCTCGCTACATGCAGTTCGGACTTAGGTTCGTGTTCTAA
- a CDS encoding DUF4091 domain-containing protein, giving the protein MSTTVVAQTGTARDANEVTVWLESSLKRVYPASPPATERKLNLVSARNQTLSFQAVIRNRTIQKLRLQCEVSAPAGISVKVRRVGYVPLPHRTTGVDDAETEGLGYIPGLVPDPLFPEQVTDVGPGENQSFWVTLHVPAGVKPGPKPIQVQFISEDLKTKAKTNVGSLATQIDVKPFTIQPRRDFPVTHWWNPDAIYDHYKTEPFSDKWWQLAELYLRDMADHGSNMIMVPVFHTRREVVPRPPQLLRVTEITPGKYEFDFSEVHRFIEMAKRSGIEYFEFPHLWLYWGVRNPVHVYQFKGNQWTLLWPTESEPTTGVFRGFLEQYLPALRKFLDQEGLPPERTFFHVSDEPGSGEQFENYKRARALLKELAPWMKVMDALSDVEYGRQGVTDFPVPILSSAQKYIDAKIPHWVYFCTGPRGNYLNRLYDTPLPKIRMSGFVLYRLGARGFLHWGYNYWYKMETQQLINPFEEGAGLDWPGIPYGDPFVVYPGENGPVDSIRWEVFAEGLQDYAILQTAGVSPTSPMLSGIKSYQEFPKNEAWIDKTVAALLANSEKAKTK; this is encoded by the coding sequence TTGTCCACCACTGTTGTCGCGCAGACGGGAACCGCTCGCGACGCCAACGAAGTCACGGTATGGCTGGAAAGCTCTCTGAAGCGGGTTTATCCGGCTTCACCACCAGCTACGGAACGGAAGCTTAACCTGGTCTCGGCCAGGAACCAGACACTGTCGTTCCAGGCGGTTATCCGCAACCGAACAATTCAGAAATTGCGTCTGCAATGCGAGGTTTCGGCTCCTGCCGGGATCAGCGTGAAAGTTCGGCGAGTAGGCTATGTCCCGCTGCCGCATCGGACGACCGGAGTCGATGATGCGGAGACGGAGGGCCTCGGCTACATTCCGGGCCTGGTTCCCGATCCGCTCTTCCCAGAGCAGGTAACAGATGTCGGACCTGGGGAGAATCAATCGTTCTGGGTGACGTTGCATGTGCCTGCCGGCGTGAAACCGGGACCAAAGCCGATACAGGTGCAGTTCATATCAGAGGATCTTAAGACGAAGGCAAAGACCAATGTGGGGTCGCTTGCGACTCAAATCGACGTTAAGCCGTTCACCATTCAGCCTCGCCGCGATTTTCCGGTAACGCATTGGTGGAACCCGGATGCGATTTACGACCACTATAAAACGGAACCCTTCAGTGATAAGTGGTGGCAATTGGCTGAACTGTATTTGCGCGACATGGCGGATCACGGTTCCAACATGATTATGGTCCCGGTCTTTCATACCCGTCGCGAAGTGGTGCCGCGACCGCCTCAACTGCTGAGGGTGACGGAGATAACGCCCGGAAAGTACGAGTTCGATTTTTCGGAGGTACATCGCTTCATCGAAATGGCCAAACGCAGCGGAATCGAGTACTTCGAGTTTCCGCATCTTTGGCTGTACTGGGGAGTCCGCAATCCTGTCCACGTGTATCAGTTCAAAGGCAACCAGTGGACATTATTGTGGCCCACAGAATCGGAGCCAACGACTGGCGTGTTCCGTGGGTTTCTTGAGCAGTATCTCCCCGCTCTGCGCAAGTTCCTTGACCAGGAAGGACTTCCACCGGAACGCACTTTTTTCCACGTTTCAGATGAGCCCGGCAGTGGTGAACAGTTTGAGAACTATAAACGTGCGCGTGCCCTGCTGAAGGAATTGGCACCGTGGATGAAGGTGATGGATGCGTTGAGTGACGTGGAATATGGCCGGCAAGGCGTGACGGACTTCCCGGTCCCAATCCTTTCCAGTGCTCAAAAGTATATCGACGCGAAAATCCCTCACTGGGTGTATTTCTGCACGGGACCACGGGGCAATTACCTAAATCGTCTGTACGATACTCCGCTGCCCAAGATTCGCATGAGCGGCTTCGTCCTTTATCGGCTCGGTGCTCGTGGTTTCCTCCATTGGGGATACAACTACTGGTACAAGATGGAAACCCAGCAGCTCATAAATCCCTTTGAAGAAGGGGCTGGATTGGACTGGCCGGGTATTCCATATGGTGATCCGTTCGTGGTGTATCCCGGGGAGAATGGGCCAGTCGATTCCATACGGTGGGAGGTGTTTGCAGAAGGTCTACAAGACTATGCGATCCTGCAAACAGCTGGAGTATCGCCGACTTCACCGATGCTGAGCGGTATCAAGTCCTATCAAGAGTTCCCGAAAAATGAGGCGTGGATCGACAAAACCGTCGCAGCGCTGCTGGCGAATTCGGAGAAAGCGAAAACAAAATGA